Proteins from one Terriglobia bacterium genomic window:
- a CDS encoding CPBP family glutamic-type intramembrane protease: MSALTPEVDRQPLRAVRAINPVITASEVLAIYAAVLLYIWRWQDAHPFLWLPMLAVVVFSQWFCGETLEELGVTGMEFWPCARASLPLLAVVIGGAVCYGLWVRYNVFRFASWHVWLSLGGYFVWCSFQQYLTQSYFHRQLMKVMQSPHLRSLAIGLLFAGAHIPNPILMAATFAGGIVFAEIFFRHRNIWPLAFVQAVAGFLIGMLAPPWIIHGMRVGPGYFLFHVR; the protein is encoded by the coding sequence ATGTCCGCATTAACTCCGGAAGTTGACCGCCAGCCTTTGCGCGCGGTGCGCGCCATCAATCCGGTGATTACGGCCAGTGAAGTTCTGGCCATTTACGCCGCTGTTCTGCTTTACATCTGGCGATGGCAGGATGCTCACCCGTTTCTGTGGCTTCCGATGCTGGCCGTCGTTGTTTTCAGCCAGTGGTTTTGCGGCGAGACTCTGGAAGAACTGGGCGTGACCGGAATGGAATTCTGGCCTTGTGCCCGGGCCAGCCTTCCGCTCCTCGCCGTGGTGATCGGTGGAGCGGTCTGTTACGGCTTGTGGGTTCGCTACAATGTTTTCCGGTTTGCTTCCTGGCACGTGTGGCTGTCACTTGGCGGCTACTTTGTCTGGTGCTCTTTTCAGCAGTATCTCACGCAGTCATACTTTCATCGGCAATTAATGAAAGTGATGCAATCTCCGCACCTGCGTTCGCTTGCCATTGGGCTTCTGTTTGCCGGTGCGCACATTCCAAACCCTATTCTAATGGCGGCAACCTTTGCGGGCGGGATCGTCTTCGCGGAAATCTTCTTTCGGCATCGCAACATCTGGCCGCTGGCATTTGTGCAGGCCGTTGCCGGATTCCTTATCGGGATGCTTGCCCCTCCGTGGATCATCCACGGCATGCGGGTCGGCCCCGGATACTTCCTCTTTCACGTTCGCTAA
- the amrS gene encoding AmmeMemoRadiSam system radical SAM enzyme, producing the protein MKTLSDILQKSIREGDLCERMDKGFVRCVACGHRCPIPDGQSGVCKVRFNRNGKLYVPWGYVGGVQCDPIEKKPFNHAYPGALAYSFGMLGCDLHCSYCQNWVTSQALRDPRAVSSPLGATPELLVEDAVVQGAKVMVSTYNEPLITSEWAVAVFKEARHAGLKTAYVSNGNATPEALEYLRPWIDLYKIDLKSFDDRHYRQLGGRIQPILDSIRRTYELGFWVEIVTLLIKGFNDSDEELMRLAKFLVSVSPDIPWHVTAFHKDYKMTDPADTTPDMLRRAADVGRVAGLRFVYAGNMPGRVGDLEDTHCPVCGKTLIERYGYHISKYLITSEGRCPSCNSSIPGRWAERFEGQLASSPYLPQFRSAARN; encoded by the coding sequence ATGAAAACACTCAGCGACATCCTGCAGAAATCCATCCGAGAAGGCGACCTGTGCGAAAGGATGGACAAAGGCTTTGTCCGCTGCGTGGCATGCGGCCACCGCTGTCCTATACCTGACGGCCAGTCAGGCGTTTGCAAGGTGCGCTTCAACCGCAACGGAAAGCTCTACGTTCCGTGGGGCTATGTCGGTGGGGTCCAGTGCGATCCGATTGAAAAAAAACCGTTCAATCACGCCTATCCTGGAGCTCTGGCTTACAGCTTCGGCATGCTCGGTTGCGACCTCCATTGTTCATACTGCCAGAACTGGGTAACTTCTCAGGCCCTTCGCGATCCTCGGGCCGTTTCGTCGCCTCTCGGGGCAACACCGGAATTGCTGGTGGAGGACGCGGTCGTCCAGGGCGCCAAGGTCATGGTGAGCACATACAATGAGCCGCTGATCACCAGCGAGTGGGCCGTGGCCGTCTTTAAGGAAGCTCGCCACGCGGGATTGAAGACCGCATATGTCTCAAACGGCAACGCAACTCCGGAAGCACTGGAATACCTACGTCCCTGGATTGATCTCTATAAAATCGACCTGAAGAGTTTCGATGACCGCCACTACCGGCAATTGGGCGGGCGCATACAGCCTATCCTGGATAGCATCCGGCGGACGTATGAACTGGGCTTCTGGGTGGAGATCGTAACGCTGCTGATCAAGGGATTCAACGATTCCGACGAGGAACTCATGCGGCTGGCGAAATTTCTTGTAAGCGTTTCACCCGACATACCTTGGCACGTTACTGCCTTCCACAAGGATTACAAGATGACGGATCCCGCGGACACCACGCCGGACATGTTGCGGCGGGCAGCGGACGTCGGCCGGGTCGCAGGGTTGCGCTTCGTGTACGCGGGCAACATGCCGGGCCGGGTGGGCGACCTTGAAGACACGCACTGCCCAGTCTGCGGCAAGACGCTCATCGAACGTTACGGCTACCACATTTCAAAATATCTGATTACGTCCGAGGGTCGCTGCCCGTCGTGCAATTCATCCATTCCCGGCCGCTGGGCCGAGCGGTTTGAGGGCCAGCTTGCCAGCTCTCCTTATCTGCCCCAGTTCCGCAGCGCGGCGCGCAATTGA
- a CDS encoding GNAT family N-acetyltransferase: MIHAGHALACRIEGGEAAGARAWAEGYQRLFPADRVAWLEVAGGCAVFAGRDSPVTQVQGAGIRGSVGGDEFDAIEDFFFSRNSRAQVVVCPLAHPSLLEGLSRRGYTVAEMENVLAMPLDAQSVACAPASEVEVRPVQRGEGREWAETVARGFIEQPEFMPAGSNLKLDEAFIRLLMAGEEAKGYSTFAASLGGRMIGGGSLFIHECVAMLNGASTLAAFRRRGAHSALHFARLAHALSAGCDLARVVTQPGSTSQRNAERRGFQVLYTRAALVQKPPGNGSATET; encoded by the coding sequence ATGATCCACGCCGGTCACGCCTTGGCCTGCCGAATCGAAGGCGGTGAAGCCGCCGGCGCGCGCGCCTGGGCGGAGGGCTATCAGCGGCTATTTCCGGCTGACAGGGTCGCGTGGCTGGAAGTCGCTGGCGGATGTGCGGTCTTTGCCGGACGCGATTCCCCTGTAACGCAGGTCCAGGGAGCGGGAATCCGCGGGTCTGTGGGCGGGGACGAGTTTGACGCGATTGAAGATTTCTTCTTCTCGCGAAATAGCCGGGCGCAGGTAGTGGTTTGTCCCCTGGCGCACCCTTCGCTCCTCGAAGGATTGTCGAGGCGCGGATATACTGTCGCTGAAATGGAGAACGTCCTGGCGATGCCGCTCGACGCCCAATCGGTGGCATGCGCGCCCGCCAGCGAGGTTGAGGTCCGGCCCGTTCAGCGAGGCGAGGGCCGCGAGTGGGCAGAAACAGTGGCTCGCGGTTTTATCGAGCAGCCCGAATTTATGCCAGCGGGCAGCAATTTGAAGCTGGATGAGGCTTTCATCCGATTACTCATGGCAGGGGAAGAGGCGAAAGGATACTCTACTTTTGCGGCTTCCCTTGGCGGACGAATGATCGGGGGCGGAAGCCTGTTTATCCACGAATGCGTGGCGATGTTGAACGGCGCCAGCACACTCGCAGCTTTTCGCCGGCGGGGAGCACATTCGGCCCTCCATTTTGCGCGGCTCGCACACGCATTGAGCGCCGGCTGCGACCTGGCGCGGGTTGTAACCCAGCCGGGATCAACTTCCCAGCGCAATGCTGAACGCCGCGGATTTCAGGTGCTCTACACGCGGGCGGCGCTGGTGCAGAAGCCGCCTGGCAACGGCAGCGCGACAGAAACTTGA
- a CDS encoding CocE/NonD family hydrolase yields the protein MRPIDSFCRALLLAMLLACAILVARDRALSGQPSADGPKSYAVLKNVMISMRDGVRLATDVYFPARNGARTEGKLPAILERTPYDKDHSEDLAAFYAGHGYIYVAQDTRGRYHSEGVWHMMTDDVNDGYDTAKWLVAQPWSSGKFAMIGTSYVGGTQHAMAETGAPGLTATIPADAVANAGYFGIRNGGALELRFVNWIFFTAPLGSREARDPEIRAVLEEAHQHVREYLMDLPIRKGTTPFKIAPEYEDWLVFELSHGPEDPLWKQPGFNVVDNVARYKDVPTYLIGGWYDSWDLQTTMTYMALSKAKKGPVKMILGPWIHGMHERRSNGQVDFGPSAAIDQEAFGLRWYDHWLKGIANGVENDAPVKIFVMGGGSEAKLGDGTHEHGGYWRDEHEWPLARTRWTSFYLHRNGTLSTDGPSESDVKITYKYDPANPVPTIGGNISSGDGIMLQGAWDQKCSSAVWNCKDTRPLSARQDVVVFTTPPLDHDVEVTGPIDVKLWASSAAVDTDFTAKLIDVHPPNNDFPAGIDMNLEDGIIRARYRDSLQKPALMKPGQIYEFTIHLYPTSNVFKAGHRIRLDISSSNFPRFDLNPNTGAALGDERGAVATMNTIYMDKAHPSHVVLPVIPK from the coding sequence ATGCGACCCATCGATTCCTTCTGCCGGGCATTGCTGCTGGCAATGCTTCTGGCCTGCGCCATTCTCGTAGCGCGCGATCGTGCGCTGAGTGGCCAGCCAAGTGCGGATGGGCCGAAATCTTATGCGGTTCTCAAGAACGTGATGATTTCCATGCGGGATGGGGTCCGGCTCGCTACCGACGTTTATTTCCCTGCTCGGAATGGAGCGCGCACCGAAGGAAAGCTTCCGGCGATTCTGGAACGAACGCCATACGACAAAGATCATTCCGAGGATCTCGCGGCTTTTTATGCCGGCCACGGATATATATATGTCGCACAGGACACGCGTGGCCGGTATCATTCCGAGGGCGTCTGGCACATGATGACTGACGACGTGAACGACGGTTACGACACCGCCAAATGGCTCGTGGCGCAGCCATGGAGCAGCGGAAAGTTCGCCATGATCGGGACCTCGTATGTGGGCGGAACGCAGCACGCCATGGCGGAAACCGGTGCGCCAGGCCTGACGGCAACCATACCCGCGGACGCCGTGGCCAATGCAGGCTATTTTGGAATTCGGAACGGCGGGGCCCTGGAGCTACGGTTCGTCAACTGGATCTTCTTCACAGCTCCTCTGGGCAGCCGGGAGGCGCGCGATCCCGAAATCCGGGCTGTGCTGGAAGAGGCGCATCAGCACGTGCGCGAATACTTGATGGACCTTCCCATCCGCAAAGGCACAACACCGTTCAAAATTGCGCCTGAGTACGAAGACTGGCTGGTGTTTGAGCTGAGCCACGGACCCGAAGATCCCCTGTGGAAGCAGCCCGGCTTTAACGTGGTTGACAACGTGGCCCGCTACAAAGACGTTCCCACGTATCTGATCGGCGGCTGGTACGACTCCTGGGACCTCCAGACAACCATGACCTACATGGCGCTGTCGAAGGCAAAGAAGGGTCCTGTAAAAATGATCCTCGGGCCGTGGATTCACGGCATGCACGAACGTCGCTCGAACGGTCAGGTGGATTTCGGGCCGAGCGCCGCGATCGACCAGGAAGCGTTCGGCTTGCGCTGGTACGACCATTGGCTTAAAGGGATCGCGAACGGAGTTGAGAACGATGCCCCCGTCAAGATCTTTGTGATGGGCGGCGGCAGCGAGGCAAAGCTTGGCGACGGCACGCACGAGCACGGCGGCTACTGGCGAGATGAGCATGAATGGCCGCTCGCCCGCACGCGCTGGACCTCCTTCTATCTCCACCGCAACGGCACGCTGTCTACTGACGGGCCTTCCGAATCGGATGTCAAAATCACCTACAAGTACGATCCTGCGAATCCGGTGCCGACGATTGGTGGCAACATCTCGTCGGGCGATGGCATCATGCTGCAGGGGGCGTGGGACCAGAAATGCTCGTCCGCTGTCTGGAACTGCAAAGACACGCGTCCACTTTCCGCGCGGCAGGACGTGGTGGTATTTACGACGCCGCCACTCGATCACGACGTTGAAGTGACCGGGCCGATTGATGTGAAGCTCTGGGCTTCGTCAGCCGCGGTTGATACGGATTTCACCGCCAAGCTGATTGATGTGCATCCCCCGAACAACGATTTCCCGGCGGGCATTGACATGAACCTGGAGGACGGCATCATCCGAGCGCGCTACCGTGATTCGCTCCAGAAGCCCGCGCTGATGAAGCCGGGCCAGATTTACGAATTCACCATTCACCTTTATCCCACTTCAAACGTTTTCAAGGCCGGCCATCGCATCCGGCTGGACATTTCCAGCAGCAATTTTCCGCGCTTTGATCTGAACCCAAATACCGGCGCTGCGCTCGGCGACGAACGCGGAGCGGTGGCAACCATGAACACCATCTATATGGACAAGGCCCACCCTTCGCACGTGGTCCTGCCCGTGATCCCGAAGTGA
- the pdxT gene encoding pyridoxal 5'-phosphate synthase glutaminase subunit PdxT: MGSKEQKTIGILAVQGDFAMHARMLDRIGVPWKLVKHVEDFADIDALILPGGETTTMLKFLAERKIGDAIQSFAKENKPVFGTCAGAILMAKEVLNPEQERLGLIDISIERNAYGRQVDSSVQQGECPEISAHPVEMVFIRAPIIRRVGKEVKVLGRTGELPVLVEQGNLLAATFHPELTADETIHRYFLKKAASS, translated from the coding sequence ATGGGAAGCAAGGAACAGAAAACGATTGGCATTCTCGCGGTCCAGGGTGACTTCGCCATGCACGCCCGGATGCTGGACCGGATCGGCGTTCCATGGAAACTGGTGAAGCACGTGGAAGACTTTGCCGATATCGATGCGCTCATCCTGCCCGGCGGCGAGACCACCACCATGCTGAAGTTTCTGGCCGAACGAAAAATCGGCGACGCCATCCAGAGTTTCGCAAAAGAGAACAAGCCCGTCTTCGGCACGTGTGCCGGCGCGATCCTGATGGCCAAGGAAGTCCTCAACCCGGAACAGGAACGCCTGGGGTTGATCGACATTTCCATTGAGCGTAATGCTTACGGGCGACAAGTGGACAGTTCCGTCCAGCAGGGCGAATGCCCGGAAATTTCCGCCCACCCAGTGGAAATGGTTTTTATCCGCGCTCCCATCATCCGCCGCGTCGGCAAGGAGGTTAAAGTCCTGGGCCGCACTGGAGAATTGCCTGTTCTGGTGGAGCAAGGCAATCTGCTGGCTGCCACTTTCCACCCGGAGTTGACTGCCGACGAAACCATCCACCGCTATTTCCTCAAAAAGGCAGCATCGAGTTGA
- a CDS encoding proline dehydrogenase family protein, with translation MPGTMRGALLWASRNNWLRERAARYKFVRRSVARFMPGEELGDALAAARNLESQGLGTVLTHLGENVSTAGEAETVTRHYLGALERVRESGLGSELSVKLTHLGLDLSRELCQANVEKLIQAAGSDSIVWIDMESSRYVDATLGLYRRLRRTYSNVGVCLQAYLYRTDDDLASLLPMGPAVRLVKGAYLEPARVAFPRKADVDENYFVLAARLLNRQARSGGVRTAIATHDVNLIHRVEALARAETLTAADFQFVMLYGIQRAEQLRLAREGWRSTVLISYGTFWFPWYMRRLAERPENIGFVIRNLLGG, from the coding sequence ATGCCGGGAACGATGCGAGGGGCCTTGTTGTGGGCTTCTCGAAACAACTGGTTGCGCGAGCGTGCGGCCCGGTACAAATTTGTCCGCCGCAGCGTGGCGCGATTCATGCCGGGCGAAGAACTTGGAGACGCTCTGGCCGCCGCGCGCAATCTGGAAAGTCAGGGTCTGGGCACAGTGCTGACGCACCTTGGCGAAAACGTCTCGACCGCCGGGGAAGCCGAAACCGTCACCCGGCATTATCTGGGCGCTCTTGAGCGGGTGCGAGAGAGCGGCCTCGGGTCTGAACTCTCCGTGAAGCTGACTCACCTGGGCCTCGATCTCAGCCGTGAACTTTGCCAGGCCAATGTTGAGAAGCTCATTCAGGCGGCCGGCTCGGACTCCATCGTCTGGATTGATATGGAATCTAGCAGATACGTGGATGCGACGCTCGGTTTGTACCGCAGGCTTCGGCGGACCTATTCCAACGTCGGCGTCTGCCTCCAGGCGTATCTTTATCGGACCGACGACGACCTGGCTTCACTGCTGCCGATGGGCCCGGCCGTCCGGCTGGTGAAGGGCGCATACCTTGAACCGGCCAGAGTGGCCTTCCCTCGAAAAGCGGACGTGGACGAAAACTACTTTGTTCTGGCTGCCAGGCTCCTGAACAGACAGGCGAGAAGCGGCGGTGTTCGCACGGCAATTGCTACGCACGATGTCAATCTCATCCACCGCGTGGAAGCACTGGCGCGTGCCGAAACATTGACCGCGGCAGACTTTCAGTTTGTGATGTTGTACGGCATTCAACGGGCGGAGCAGCTCCGGCTGGCGCGAGAGGGATGGAGATCCACCGTGCTGATCTCCTACGGAACGTTCTGGTTTCCGTGGTACATGCGGCGGCTGGCCGAGCGGCCCGAAAACATTGGATTTGTGATCAGGAATCTTCTGGGAGGATGA
- a CDS encoding OsmC family protein: protein MPVRKAEAQWNGTLLEGNGHMKMATGSYDGPFTFKSRMENGAGTNPEELIAAAHAGCYSMAFSATVGKAGFTPKSVHTTASVHFDKVEAGFAITSIDLETEAQIPGIDEAKFQELAEAAKKGCPVSKALAGTTIKLKARLVQ, encoded by the coding sequence ATGCCAGTTCGCAAGGCTGAAGCACAATGGAACGGAACACTTCTTGAGGGGAACGGTCACATGAAAATGGCCACGGGCTCCTATGACGGCCCGTTCACCTTCAAATCACGGATGGAGAACGGCGCAGGCACGAACCCCGAGGAACTCATCGCAGCCGCGCATGCGGGGTGCTACTCCATGGCCTTCTCTGCGACCGTCGGCAAGGCCGGGTTCACGCCGAAGAGCGTTCACACAACCGCCTCCGTTCACTTCGACAAAGTGGAGGCAGGTTTCGCCATTACCAGCATTGATCTTGAAACAGAAGCACAGATTCCCGGGATTGACGAAGCCAAATTCCAGGAGCTGGCGGAAGCGGCCAAGAAGGGCTGCCCGGTATCAAAAGCACTGGCTGGAACCACCATCAAACTGAAAGCCAGGCTCGTCCAGTAA
- the bstA gene encoding bacillithiol transferase BstA: MTDLQYPIGKFQPPEKISDRDRQAFIQQIEDAPASLWSAVTGLSEQQLDTPYREGGWTVRQVVHHLADSHMNAFIRFKLAMTEDQPTVKPYQQERWAELPDAKTAPVVVSLNLVDSVHKRFVALLQSMSAADFARTMDHPEQGIVSLDRYLSLYAWHGRHHVAHITALRDRMGW; encoded by the coding sequence ATGACAGACCTTCAATATCCCATTGGCAAATTCCAGCCGCCCGAGAAGATCTCGGATCGCGACCGGCAGGCATTCATCCAGCAGATCGAAGATGCCCCGGCGAGTTTGTGGTCCGCAGTAACAGGGCTTTCAGAACAGCAGCTCGACACGCCCTACCGCGAGGGCGGATGGACGGTGCGCCAGGTGGTACACCATCTTGCGGACAGCCACATGAACGCATTCATCCGTTTCAAGCTGGCGATGACCGAAGACCAACCCACAGTCAAGCCGTATCAACAGGAGCGCTGGGCGGAACTGCCCGACGCCAAGACGGCGCCGGTCGTGGTATCGCTGAATCTGGTTGATTCAGTGCATAAGCGTTTCGTGGCGCTTCTGCAGTCGATGAGCGCCGCCGACTTCGCCCGCACGATGGACCACCCGGAGCAAGGCATCGTGTCTCTTGACCGCTACCTCAGCCTCTACGCGTGGCACGGACGCCATCATGTTGCGCACATCACTGCGCTGCGCGACCGCATGGGATGGTAA
- the pdxS gene encoding pyridoxal 5'-phosphate synthase lyase subunit PdxS yields MKLKIGLAEMLKGGVIMDVTNAEQAKIAEDAGACSVMALERVPADIRKEGGVARMASIKIIKEIMKAVTIPVMAKARIGHFAEAQVLESVGVDYIDESEVLTPADEEHHIHKWPYKVPFVCGARNLGEALRRIGEGAAMVRTKGEAGSGNIVEAVRHMRAITSEIRLLTTLREEELMAKAKDLGAPLDLVKWVSENGKLPVPNFSAGGIATPADASLVMQLGAEAVFVGSGIFKSADPAKRAKAIVRATTHYNEPAIVAECSEELGEAMRGLDVAKMDPKEMLQTRGW; encoded by the coding sequence ATGAAATTGAAGATCGGCCTGGCCGAAATGCTGAAAGGCGGCGTGATCATGGACGTCACGAACGCCGAGCAGGCCAAAATCGCCGAAGATGCCGGCGCGTGCTCGGTGATGGCGCTGGAGCGCGTCCCTGCGGACATCCGCAAAGAGGGCGGCGTGGCCCGCATGGCATCCATCAAGATTATCAAGGAGATCATGAAGGCGGTCACTATTCCGGTGATGGCCAAAGCGCGCATCGGCCATTTCGCCGAGGCGCAGGTGCTGGAGTCTGTGGGTGTTGATTATATCGATGAGAGCGAAGTGCTCACACCGGCTGACGAAGAGCATCACATCCATAAATGGCCCTACAAAGTCCCGTTCGTTTGCGGCGCTCGCAATCTCGGCGAGGCGCTGAGGAGGATTGGCGAAGGCGCGGCGATGGTACGCACCAAGGGCGAAGCCGGCTCGGGCAACATCGTGGAAGCGGTCCGGCACATGCGCGCTATTACCAGTGAGATTCGCCTGCTGACAACGCTGCGCGAGGAAGAACTCATGGCGAAGGCAAAGGATCTGGGCGCGCCACTCGACCTGGTGAAATGGGTGTCGGAGAACGGTAAACTGCCGGTGCCGAACTTTTCCGCCGGTGGCATTGCCACTCCGGCTGATGCCTCGCTGGTGATGCAACTGGGCGCTGAAGCCGTGTTTGTGGGCTCAGGGATCTTCAAGTCGGCCGATCCGGCCAAGCGCGCCAAAGCCATCGTTCGCGCCACAACACACTACAACGAACCCGCCATCGTGGCCGAGTGCTCAGAAGAACTGGGCGAAGCCATGCGCGGTCTCGACGTTGCCAAGATGGACCCGAAAGAGATGCTGCAAACGCGCGGATGGTAA